From a region of the Globicephala melas chromosome 19, mGloMel1.2, whole genome shotgun sequence genome:
- the ZNF574 gene encoding zinc finger protein 574 isoform X1 — MEIPKRKDISRRYRPAGMGRMAGREEEAQRKEERLKQSERAEPVTAGPRLEQAGAETSQESQRGSETATQGLAAVMTEESEETVLYIEHRYVCSECNQLYGSLEEVLMHQNSHVPQQHFELVGVADPGVTVATEAASGTGLYQTLVQESQYQCLECGQLLMSPSQLLEHQELHLKMMAPQEAAPAEPPPKAPPLSASTIHYECVDCKALFASQELWLNHRQTHLRATPTKPPAPVVLGSPVVLGSPVGQARVAVEHSYRKAEEGGEGAAVPSAAATTEVVTEVELLLYKCSECSQLFQLPGDFLEHQATHFPAPAPESEEPALQQETLTPSPAEVPVSQPDPLPSSDHSYELRNGEAIGRDRRGRRARRNNSGEPGGAATQELFCSACDQLFLSPHQLQQHLRSHREGVFKCPLCSRVFPSPSSLDQHLGDHSSESHFLCVDCGLAFGTEALLLAHRRAHTPNPLHSCPCGKTFVNLTKFLYHRRTHGVGGVPLPTTPVPPEEPVIGFPEPAPAETGEPEAPEPPAAEESPAGPAAPGTYRCLLCSREFGKALQLTRHQRFVHRLERRHKCSICGKMFKKKSHVRNHLRTHTGERPFPCPDCSKPFNSPANLARHRLTHTGERPYRCGDCGKAFTQSSTLRQHRLVHAQHFPYRCQECGVRFHRPYRLLMHRYHHTGEYPYKCRECPRSFLLRRLLEVHQLVAHAGRQPHRCSSCGAAFPSSLRLHEHRCAAAAAQAPRRFECGTCGKKVGSAARLQAHEAAHAAAGPGEVLAKEPPAPRAPRAARTPVASPTTLGGMAPAAPAAPARRRGLECSECKKLFSTETSLQVHRRIHTGERPYPCPDCGKAFRQSTHLKDHRRLHTGERPFACEVCGKAFAISMRLAEHRRIHTGERPYSCPDCGKSYRSFSNLWKHRKTHQQQHQAAVRQQLAEAEAAVGLAVMETAVEALPLVEAIEIYPLAEAEGVQISG, encoded by the coding sequence CCCAGGGTCTTGCCGCCGTCATGACTGAGGAGTCAGAGGAGACAGTCTTATACATTGAGCACCGCTATGTCTGCTCTGAGTGCAACCAGCTGTATGGATCCCTGGAGGAGGTGCTCATGCATCAGAACTCCCACGTGCCCCAGCAGCACTTTGAGCTGGTGGGTGTGGCCGACCCTGGAGTCACTGTGGCCACAGAGGCAGCTTCTGGCACGGGCCTCTATCAGACCCTAGTGCAGGAGAGCCAGTACCAGTGCCTGGAGTGTGGGCAGCTGCTGATGTCACCCAGCCAGCTCCTGGAGCACCAGGAGCTGCACCTGAAGATGATGGCGCCCCAGGAGGCAGCGCCAGCTGAGCCACCACCCAAGGCACCCCCCCTGAGCGCCAGTACCATCCACTATGAGTGTGTGGATTGCAAGGCTCTCTTTGCCAGCCAGGAGCTCTGGCTGAACCACCGGCAGACGCACCTCAGGGCCACTCCCACCAAGCCTCCGGCTCCAGTTGTCCTGGGGTCCCCAGTTGTCCTGGGGTCCCCCGTGGGCCAGGCCCGCGTGGCTGTGGAGCACTCATACCGCAAGGCGGAagaaggtggggaaggggcagcTGTCCCCTCTGCCGCTGCCACCACCGAGGTGGTGACTGAGGTGGAGCTGCTCCTCTACAAGTGTTCTGAGTGCTCGCAGCTCTTCCAGCTGCCAGGCGACTTCCTGGAGCATCAGGCCACCCACTTCCCGGCTCCCGCCCCAGAGTCTGAGGAACCTGCCTTGCAGCAGGAGACTCTGACCCCATCACCTGCAGAGGTGCCTGTGTCTCAGCCTGACCCACTGCCATCCTCTGACCACAGTTATGAGCTGCGCAACGGTGAAGCCATTGGACGCGATCGCCGGGGGCGCAGGGCACGGAGGAACAACAGTGGAGAGCCAGGCGGGGCAGCCACCCAGGAGCTCTTCTGCTCAGCCTGTGACCAGCTCTTTCTCTCACCTCACCAGCTGCAGCAGCACCTGCGGAGTCACCGGGAGGGTGTCTTTAAGTGCCCCCTGTGCAGTCGTGTCTTCCCCAGCCCTTCCAGTCTGGACCAGCACCTCGGAGACCACAGCAGCGAGTCTCATTTCCTGTGTGTGGACTGTGGCCTGGCCTTTGGCACAGAGGCCCTCCTCCTGGCCCACCGGCGAGCCCACACCCCAAATCCTCTGCATTCGTGTCCATGTGGAAAGACCTTTGTCAACCTCACCAAGTTCCTTTATCACCGGCGTACCCATGGGGTTGGGGGTGTCCCTCTGCCCACAACACCAGTCCCACCGGAGGAGCCTGTCATTGGCTTCCCTGAGCCAGCCCCAGCAGAGACTGGAGAGCCAGAGGCCCCGGAGCCCCCCGCTGCTGAGGAGAGCCCAGCAGGGCCTGCTGCCCCAGGCACCTACCGCTGCCTCCTGTGCAGCCGTGAATTTGGCAAGGCGTTGCAACTGACACGGCACCAGCGTTTTGTGCACCGGCTGGAACGGCGCCATAAGTGTAGCATCTGCGGCAAGATGTTCAAGAAGAAGTCTCACGTGCGTAACCACCTGCGCACACACACAGGTGAACGGCCCTTCCCCTGCCCAGACTGCTCCAAGCCTTTCAACTCACCCGCCAACCTGGCCCGCCACCGGCTCACACACACAGGGGAGCGGCCCTACCGGTGTGGGGACTGCGGCAAGGCTTTCACACAGAGCTCCACCCTGAGGCAGCACCGCCTGGTGCATGCCCAGCACTTCCCCTACCGCTGCCAGGAGTGCGGAGTGCGTTTTCACCGCCCCTACCGCCTGCTCATGCACCGCTACCACCACACGGGCGAGTACCCCTACAAGTGTCGCGAGTGCCCCCGCTCCTTCTTGCTGCGACGGCTGCTGGAGGTTCACCAGCTTGTGGCCCATGCCGGGCGCCAGCCCCACCGCTGCTCGTCCTGTGGTGCTGCCTTCCCTTCCTCGCTGCGGCTGCATGAGCACCGCTGTGCAGCTGCCGCTGCCCAGGCCCCGCGGCGCTTCGAGTGTGGCACCTGTGGCAAGAAAGTGGGCTCAGCTGCTCGGCTGCAGGCCCACGAGGCAGCCCACGCAgctgctgggcctggggaggTCCTCGCTAAGGAGCCTCCGGCCCCTCGGGCCCCACGGGCTGCTCGCACACCAGTGGCCTCCCCAACGACCCTTGGAGGCATGGCACCTGCAGCCCCTGCGGCCCCTGCCCGACGCCGTGGCCTGGAGTGCAGCGAGTGCAAGAAGCTGTTCAGCACGGAAACGTCACTGCAGGTACACCGGCGCATCCACACAGGCGAGCGGCCATACCCGTGTCCAGACTGTGGCAAGGCCTTCCGTCAGAGTACCCACCTGAAGGACCACCGCCGCCTGCACACAGGGGAGCGGCCGTTCGCCTGTGAAGTGTGTGGTAAAGCCTTTGCCATCTCCATGCGCCTGGCAGAACATCGCCGCATTCACACGGGTGAGCGGCCCTACTCCTGCCCCGATTGTGGCAAGAGCTACCGCTCCTTCTCCAACCTATGGAAGCACCGCAAGacccaccagcagcagcatcaGGCAGCTGTGCGGCAGCAGctggcagaggcagaggctgccGTCGGCCTGGCTGTGATGGAGACTGCAGTGGAAGCCCTGCCCCTGGTGGAGGCCATTGAGATCTACCCTCTGGCTGAGGCTGAGGGGGTCCAGATCAGTGGCTGA
- the ZNF574 gene encoding zinc finger protein 574 isoform X2 — protein sequence MTEESEETVLYIEHRYVCSECNQLYGSLEEVLMHQNSHVPQQHFELVGVADPGVTVATEAASGTGLYQTLVQESQYQCLECGQLLMSPSQLLEHQELHLKMMAPQEAAPAEPPPKAPPLSASTIHYECVDCKALFASQELWLNHRQTHLRATPTKPPAPVVLGSPVVLGSPVGQARVAVEHSYRKAEEGGEGAAVPSAAATTEVVTEVELLLYKCSECSQLFQLPGDFLEHQATHFPAPAPESEEPALQQETLTPSPAEVPVSQPDPLPSSDHSYELRNGEAIGRDRRGRRARRNNSGEPGGAATQELFCSACDQLFLSPHQLQQHLRSHREGVFKCPLCSRVFPSPSSLDQHLGDHSSESHFLCVDCGLAFGTEALLLAHRRAHTPNPLHSCPCGKTFVNLTKFLYHRRTHGVGGVPLPTTPVPPEEPVIGFPEPAPAETGEPEAPEPPAAEESPAGPAAPGTYRCLLCSREFGKALQLTRHQRFVHRLERRHKCSICGKMFKKKSHVRNHLRTHTGERPFPCPDCSKPFNSPANLARHRLTHTGERPYRCGDCGKAFTQSSTLRQHRLVHAQHFPYRCQECGVRFHRPYRLLMHRYHHTGEYPYKCRECPRSFLLRRLLEVHQLVAHAGRQPHRCSSCGAAFPSSLRLHEHRCAAAAAQAPRRFECGTCGKKVGSAARLQAHEAAHAAAGPGEVLAKEPPAPRAPRAARTPVASPTTLGGMAPAAPAAPARRRGLECSECKKLFSTETSLQVHRRIHTGERPYPCPDCGKAFRQSTHLKDHRRLHTGERPFACEVCGKAFAISMRLAEHRRIHTGERPYSCPDCGKSYRSFSNLWKHRKTHQQQHQAAVRQQLAEAEAAVGLAVMETAVEALPLVEAIEIYPLAEAEGVQISG from the coding sequence ATGACTGAGGAGTCAGAGGAGACAGTCTTATACATTGAGCACCGCTATGTCTGCTCTGAGTGCAACCAGCTGTATGGATCCCTGGAGGAGGTGCTCATGCATCAGAACTCCCACGTGCCCCAGCAGCACTTTGAGCTGGTGGGTGTGGCCGACCCTGGAGTCACTGTGGCCACAGAGGCAGCTTCTGGCACGGGCCTCTATCAGACCCTAGTGCAGGAGAGCCAGTACCAGTGCCTGGAGTGTGGGCAGCTGCTGATGTCACCCAGCCAGCTCCTGGAGCACCAGGAGCTGCACCTGAAGATGATGGCGCCCCAGGAGGCAGCGCCAGCTGAGCCACCACCCAAGGCACCCCCCCTGAGCGCCAGTACCATCCACTATGAGTGTGTGGATTGCAAGGCTCTCTTTGCCAGCCAGGAGCTCTGGCTGAACCACCGGCAGACGCACCTCAGGGCCACTCCCACCAAGCCTCCGGCTCCAGTTGTCCTGGGGTCCCCAGTTGTCCTGGGGTCCCCCGTGGGCCAGGCCCGCGTGGCTGTGGAGCACTCATACCGCAAGGCGGAagaaggtggggaaggggcagcTGTCCCCTCTGCCGCTGCCACCACCGAGGTGGTGACTGAGGTGGAGCTGCTCCTCTACAAGTGTTCTGAGTGCTCGCAGCTCTTCCAGCTGCCAGGCGACTTCCTGGAGCATCAGGCCACCCACTTCCCGGCTCCCGCCCCAGAGTCTGAGGAACCTGCCTTGCAGCAGGAGACTCTGACCCCATCACCTGCAGAGGTGCCTGTGTCTCAGCCTGACCCACTGCCATCCTCTGACCACAGTTATGAGCTGCGCAACGGTGAAGCCATTGGACGCGATCGCCGGGGGCGCAGGGCACGGAGGAACAACAGTGGAGAGCCAGGCGGGGCAGCCACCCAGGAGCTCTTCTGCTCAGCCTGTGACCAGCTCTTTCTCTCACCTCACCAGCTGCAGCAGCACCTGCGGAGTCACCGGGAGGGTGTCTTTAAGTGCCCCCTGTGCAGTCGTGTCTTCCCCAGCCCTTCCAGTCTGGACCAGCACCTCGGAGACCACAGCAGCGAGTCTCATTTCCTGTGTGTGGACTGTGGCCTGGCCTTTGGCACAGAGGCCCTCCTCCTGGCCCACCGGCGAGCCCACACCCCAAATCCTCTGCATTCGTGTCCATGTGGAAAGACCTTTGTCAACCTCACCAAGTTCCTTTATCACCGGCGTACCCATGGGGTTGGGGGTGTCCCTCTGCCCACAACACCAGTCCCACCGGAGGAGCCTGTCATTGGCTTCCCTGAGCCAGCCCCAGCAGAGACTGGAGAGCCAGAGGCCCCGGAGCCCCCCGCTGCTGAGGAGAGCCCAGCAGGGCCTGCTGCCCCAGGCACCTACCGCTGCCTCCTGTGCAGCCGTGAATTTGGCAAGGCGTTGCAACTGACACGGCACCAGCGTTTTGTGCACCGGCTGGAACGGCGCCATAAGTGTAGCATCTGCGGCAAGATGTTCAAGAAGAAGTCTCACGTGCGTAACCACCTGCGCACACACACAGGTGAACGGCCCTTCCCCTGCCCAGACTGCTCCAAGCCTTTCAACTCACCCGCCAACCTGGCCCGCCACCGGCTCACACACACAGGGGAGCGGCCCTACCGGTGTGGGGACTGCGGCAAGGCTTTCACACAGAGCTCCACCCTGAGGCAGCACCGCCTGGTGCATGCCCAGCACTTCCCCTACCGCTGCCAGGAGTGCGGAGTGCGTTTTCACCGCCCCTACCGCCTGCTCATGCACCGCTACCACCACACGGGCGAGTACCCCTACAAGTGTCGCGAGTGCCCCCGCTCCTTCTTGCTGCGACGGCTGCTGGAGGTTCACCAGCTTGTGGCCCATGCCGGGCGCCAGCCCCACCGCTGCTCGTCCTGTGGTGCTGCCTTCCCTTCCTCGCTGCGGCTGCATGAGCACCGCTGTGCAGCTGCCGCTGCCCAGGCCCCGCGGCGCTTCGAGTGTGGCACCTGTGGCAAGAAAGTGGGCTCAGCTGCTCGGCTGCAGGCCCACGAGGCAGCCCACGCAgctgctgggcctggggaggTCCTCGCTAAGGAGCCTCCGGCCCCTCGGGCCCCACGGGCTGCTCGCACACCAGTGGCCTCCCCAACGACCCTTGGAGGCATGGCACCTGCAGCCCCTGCGGCCCCTGCCCGACGCCGTGGCCTGGAGTGCAGCGAGTGCAAGAAGCTGTTCAGCACGGAAACGTCACTGCAGGTACACCGGCGCATCCACACAGGCGAGCGGCCATACCCGTGTCCAGACTGTGGCAAGGCCTTCCGTCAGAGTACCCACCTGAAGGACCACCGCCGCCTGCACACAGGGGAGCGGCCGTTCGCCTGTGAAGTGTGTGGTAAAGCCTTTGCCATCTCCATGCGCCTGGCAGAACATCGCCGCATTCACACGGGTGAGCGGCCCTACTCCTGCCCCGATTGTGGCAAGAGCTACCGCTCCTTCTCCAACCTATGGAAGCACCGCAAGacccaccagcagcagcatcaGGCAGCTGTGCGGCAGCAGctggcagaggcagaggctgccGTCGGCCTGGCTGTGATGGAGACTGCAGTGGAAGCCCTGCCCCTGGTGGAGGCCATTGAGATCTACCCTCTGGCTGAGGCTGAGGGGGTCCAGATCAGTGGCTGA